Proteins from a genomic interval of Enterococcus faecium:
- a CDS encoding dihydroorotase, with protein sequence MKTLIKNGQINTRKNMTTPAEIWIEDGRIKAIGTGFSEAEFDEVFDAKGQLITPGLVDVHVHLREPGFTYKETIEAGTRSAARGGFTTVCAMPNLNPVPDTAEKLRQVYDIIRKDAVVKVLQYAPITENLRSEKLVDQEALIEEGAFAFTNDGVGVQTAGTMYLAMKEAAKNNKALVAHTEDESLLFGGVMHAGKKAEELGLPGILSVTESSQIARDLLLAEATGVHYHVCHVSTKESVRVIRDAKKAGIHVTAEVSPHHLILIDEDIPEDFGFWKMNPPLRGREDREALIEGLLDGTIDCIATDHAPHGLEEKSQSFMKSPFGIVGSETAFQLIYTHFVETGRFTLEQVINWLAVKPAEIFGLNAGTLTVGAPADVAVFDITQTCTIDKEDFLSKGENTPFIGWKVKGETQMTFVNGKLVWQKGE encoded by the coding sequence ATGAAAACACTCATTAAAAACGGTCAGATCAATACACGAAAAAATATGACGACACCAGCAGAAATTTGGATAGAAGATGGGCGAATCAAAGCAATCGGTACAGGATTCTCAGAAGCCGAATTTGATGAAGTGTTTGATGCAAAGGGACAATTGATCACACCTGGTTTAGTGGACGTCCATGTTCATTTGAGAGAGCCAGGATTTACATACAAGGAGACGATCGAAGCTGGGACTCGCTCAGCTGCTCGTGGCGGTTTCACTACTGTATGCGCGATGCCGAATTTAAATCCTGTACCTGATACGGCAGAAAAGCTGAGACAAGTATATGACATCATTAGAAAAGATGCAGTTGTGAAGGTATTGCAGTATGCGCCAATCACAGAAAATCTGCGAAGTGAGAAATTAGTTGATCAAGAAGCACTGATTGAAGAAGGTGCTTTTGCTTTCACAAATGACGGTGTAGGTGTCCAAACAGCTGGGACGATGTATCTGGCTATGAAAGAAGCTGCAAAAAACAATAAAGCCCTAGTAGCCCATACAGAAGATGAATCTTTATTATTTGGCGGCGTTATGCACGCTGGCAAGAAGGCAGAAGAACTTGGTCTTCCCGGGATCTTAAGCGTAACCGAGTCTTCTCAAATTGCTAGAGATCTGTTGCTAGCTGAAGCAACTGGTGTTCATTACCATGTTTGCCATGTTTCTACTAAAGAAAGTGTCCGTGTAATCAGAGACGCAAAAAAAGCAGGAATCCACGTAACAGCAGAAGTTTCACCCCATCATCTTATTTTGATCGACGAAGATATTCCCGAAGATTTCGGCTTTTGGAAAATGAACCCGCCGCTAAGAGGACGGGAGGACAGAGAAGCTTTGATCGAAGGCTTGCTTGACGGTACGATCGATTGCATCGCTACAGACCATGCCCCCCATGGATTAGAAGAAAAAAGCCAAAGTTTCATGAAATCACCATTTGGTATCGTAGGAAGCGAAACAGCGTTTCAACTGATCTATACTCATTTTGTAGAAACTGGTCGATTCACGTTGGAACAAGTGATCAATTGGTTGGCAGTTAAACCGGCTGAGATTTTTGGTTTGAATGCAGGAACGCTAACGGTTGGTGCCCCCGCTGATGTAGCAGTTTTTGATATTACACAAACTTGCACGATCGATAAAGAAGACTTTTTATCAAAAGGGGAGAATACACCTTTTATCGGCTGGAAAGTAAAAGGCGAAACACAAATGACTTTTGTCAACGGAAAACTTGTGTGGCAGAAGGGAGAATAA
- a CDS encoding carbamoyl phosphate synthase small subunit, with the protein MERLLILEDGTVFEGKAFGADASVFGEIVFTTSMTGYQETITDQSFNGQIITFTYPMVGNYGVNRDDYESISPTCKGVVVKEHARVASNWRNQMTLDSFLKQKGIPGISGIDTRALTRKIREVGTMKASIVDAGDSFEHAFDQLKATVLATNQVQQVSTNKPYPSPGTGRKVIVIDFGLKHSILRELSKRNCNLTVLPYNTDAETILALSPDGVMLTNGPGDPKDVPEAIEMIKKIQGKVPIFGICLGHQLFALANGADTYKMKFGHRGLNHPVREVATGRIDFTSQNHGYAVDEATIDPEKLIVTHVEVNDGTVEGVKHRDYPAFSVQFHPDAAPGPHDALHLFDEFMEMMDAGKEQ; encoded by the coding sequence ATGGAACGTTTGCTTATATTAGAAGATGGAACAGTTTTCGAAGGAAAGGCTTTTGGTGCAGATGCTAGTGTCTTCGGAGAAATCGTTTTTACAACAAGTATGACTGGTTATCAAGAAACTATCACTGATCAAAGTTTTAACGGTCAAATCATTACATTTACCTATCCTATGGTGGGTAATTATGGGGTAAATAGAGATGATTATGAATCGATTTCTCCAACATGCAAAGGAGTAGTAGTAAAAGAACATGCACGTGTAGCTTCAAACTGGCGAAACCAAATGACGCTAGATTCATTTTTGAAACAAAAAGGAATTCCTGGAATATCAGGTATCGATACGCGCGCCCTTACTCGCAAAATCCGTGAAGTCGGAACGATGAAAGCTAGTATCGTTGATGCTGGAGATTCCTTCGAACATGCATTTGATCAGCTGAAAGCAACCGTTCTAGCAACCAATCAAGTGCAGCAAGTCTCAACTAACAAACCTTATCCAAGTCCAGGAACAGGTCGGAAAGTCATTGTCATTGACTTCGGCTTGAAACATAGTATTTTACGAGAATTGAGTAAAAGAAACTGTAACCTCACAGTACTTCCCTATAACACAGATGCCGAGACGATTTTAGCGCTATCACCAGACGGAGTCATGCTGACGAATGGACCTGGTGATCCAAAAGATGTGCCAGAAGCAATCGAAATGATCAAAAAAATCCAAGGAAAAGTACCGATTTTTGGTATTTGTCTCGGTCACCAGTTATTTGCTTTAGCCAACGGTGCAGATACCTATAAAATGAAATTCGGACATCGAGGATTAAATCACCCGGTACGAGAAGTAGCGACCGGAAGAATTGATTTTACTTCTCAAAATCATGGCTATGCAGTCGATGAAGCCACGATTGATCCAGAAAAACTCATCGTAACTCATGTAGAAGTAAATGACGGAACAGTAGAAGGAGTCAAACACAGAGATTATCCCGCTTTCAGTGTGCAGTTTCATCCAGATGCTGCCCCTGGTCCGCATGATGCACTACATTTATTTGATGAATTTATGGAAATGATGGACGCAGGAAAGGAGCAGTAA
- a CDS encoding aspartate carbamoyltransferase catalytic subunit: MIIKSERISLKHLLTVEALTDQEVMGLIRRGQEFKQGANWTPQKRQYFATNLFFENSTRTHKSFDVAEKKLGLEVIEFEASTSSVQKGETLYDTVLTMSALGVDVAVIRHGDENYYDELIQSKTIQCSIINGGDGSGQHPTQCLLDLMTIYEEFGHFEGLKVAIVGDITHSRVAKSNMQMLKRLGAQVFFSGPREWYDDEFEVYGHYMPLDELLDQVDVMMMLRVQHERHDGKESFSKEGYHQEHGLTVERAKKLQKHAIIMHPAPVNRDVELADSLVEGLQSRIVQQMSNGVFVRMAILEAVLNGKA, encoded by the coding sequence ATGATCATCAAATCAGAACGTATCAGCTTAAAGCATTTATTGACCGTTGAGGCACTTACTGATCAAGAAGTTATGGGCTTGATCCGCAGAGGGCAGGAATTCAAGCAAGGTGCTAATTGGACTCCGCAAAAGCGCCAGTACTTTGCTACAAACCTCTTTTTCGAAAATAGTACTCGCACACATAAAAGCTTCGATGTAGCGGAGAAAAAACTAGGGCTAGAAGTGATTGAATTTGAAGCAAGCACAAGCTCTGTCCAAAAAGGGGAAACACTATACGATACAGTACTGACGATGTCAGCATTAGGCGTAGACGTAGCGGTTATCCGTCATGGTGATGAGAACTATTATGACGAACTGATACAAAGTAAAACAATCCAGTGTTCGATTATCAATGGAGGAGACGGAAGCGGACAGCATCCAACCCAATGCTTGCTTGATTTGATGACCATTTATGAAGAATTTGGTCATTTTGAAGGTCTGAAAGTTGCCATCGTAGGTGATATCACTCACTCTCGCGTAGCTAAATCCAATATGCAGATGTTAAAACGTCTAGGCGCACAAGTATTCTTCTCAGGTCCTAGAGAATGGTACGACGATGAATTCGAAGTGTACGGACATTATATGCCATTGGATGAACTACTAGATCAAGTTGATGTCATGATGATGCTTCGGGTGCAACACGAACGCCATGATGGAAAAGAAAGTTTCTCAAAAGAAGGCTACCATCAGGAACATGGGTTAACAGTTGAGCGTGCGAAGAAGTTGCAAAAACATGCAATCATTATGCACCCAGCACCAGTTAACCGCGATGTAGAATTAGCTGATTCATTAGTGGAAGGATTACAGTCGCGGATCGTTCAGCAAATGAGCAATGGAGTATTCGTCAGAATGGCAATCTTAGAAGCAGTGCTAAATGGAAAAGCGTAA